A window of the Alnus glutinosa chromosome 4, dhAlnGlut1.1, whole genome shotgun sequence genome harbors these coding sequences:
- the LOC133866536 gene encoding uncharacterized protein LOC133866536 isoform X2, with translation MGTVIDSHFLSLTAIVTVGYQLLFFIVTALLKFDKVTDFAGSTNFVLIAILTLILKGTWNFRQIVLTLLVVIWGIRLGLFLLMRILQWGEDRRFDEMRSNLGKLAIFWIFQAVWVWTVSLPVTMVNSSSRNPSLQAADIIGWIMWTVGFLAEATADQQKLAFKNSPENRGKWCNVGIWQYSRHPNYFGEIFLWWGIFVASTPVLEGAEWLVILGPIFLTLLLLFISGIPLLEESADKKFGNEAGYMLYKRTTSPLILLPPVVYGNLPLWFKATFLFEFPFYSRSLPQERVN, from the exons ATGGGAACCGTTATCGACTCCCATTTCTTAAGCCTAACTGCCATTGTCAct GTGGGGTATCAGCTATTGTTCTTTATAGTCACAGCCCTTCTCAAATTCGATAAAGTCACTGACTTTGCCG GAAGCACAAATTTTGTGTTAATTGCAATATTGACTCTGATTCTGAAAGGCACATGGAATTTTAGACAG ATAGTCTTGACTTTACTTGTAGTAATATGGGGTATTCGCCTGGGACTGTTTCTGTTAATGAG GATCTTGCAGTGGGGGGAGGATAGACGTTTTGATGAAATGCGTAGTAATTTGGGAAAGCTGGCAATATTCTGGATATTTCAG GCTGTCTGGGTGTGGACAGTTAGTTTGCCTGTCACAATGGTTAATTCAAGCTCAAGAAATCCATCTCTCCAGGCTGCAGACATAATTGGCTGGATTATGTGGACCGTGGGTTTTTTGGCTGAAGCAACAGCTGATCAGCAAAAATTGGCATTCAAAAACTCTCCAGAAAATAGAGGGAAATGGTGCAATGTTGGAATCTGGCAATACTCTCGTCATCCAAACTATTTTGGCGAG ATTTTTCTCTGGTGGGGAATATTTGTGGCTTCCACACCGGTACTGGAAGGTGCTGAGTGGCTTGTAATCCTTGGGCCAATCTTCCTCACATTGTTGCTTCTTTTCATCAGTGGCATACCATTGCTTGAG GAATCGGCAGATAAGAAGTTTGGAAATGAAGCTGGATATATGCTTTATAAAAGAACAACTAG CCCTCTAATTCTACTGCCACCAGTAGTATATGGGAATTTACCCTTATGGTTCAAAGCAACTTTTCTCTTTGAATTTCCTTTCTACAGTCGTAGTCTTCCACAAGAAAGGGTAAACTG
- the LOC133866536 gene encoding uncharacterized protein LOC133866536 isoform X1: MGTVIDSHFLSLTAIVTVGYQLLFFIVTALLKFDKVTDFAGSTNFVLIAILTLILKGTWNFRQIVLTLLVVIWGIRLGLFLLMRILQWGEDRRFDEMRSNLGKLAIFWIFQAVWVWTVSLPVTMVNSSSRNPSLQAADIIGWIMWTVGFLAEATADQQKLAFKNSPENRGKWCNVGIWQYSRHPNYFGEIFLWWGIFVASTPVLEGAEWLVILGPIFLTLLLLFISGIPLLEESADKKFGNEAGYMLYKRTTSPLILLPPVVYGNLPLWFKATFLFEFPFYSRSLPQERVNWYRASGEESSGGLKMH, translated from the exons ATGGGAACCGTTATCGACTCCCATTTCTTAAGCCTAACTGCCATTGTCAct GTGGGGTATCAGCTATTGTTCTTTATAGTCACAGCCCTTCTCAAATTCGATAAAGTCACTGACTTTGCCG GAAGCACAAATTTTGTGTTAATTGCAATATTGACTCTGATTCTGAAAGGCACATGGAATTTTAGACAG ATAGTCTTGACTTTACTTGTAGTAATATGGGGTATTCGCCTGGGACTGTTTCTGTTAATGAG GATCTTGCAGTGGGGGGAGGATAGACGTTTTGATGAAATGCGTAGTAATTTGGGAAAGCTGGCAATATTCTGGATATTTCAG GCTGTCTGGGTGTGGACAGTTAGTTTGCCTGTCACAATGGTTAATTCAAGCTCAAGAAATCCATCTCTCCAGGCTGCAGACATAATTGGCTGGATTATGTGGACCGTGGGTTTTTTGGCTGAAGCAACAGCTGATCAGCAAAAATTGGCATTCAAAAACTCTCCAGAAAATAGAGGGAAATGGTGCAATGTTGGAATCTGGCAATACTCTCGTCATCCAAACTATTTTGGCGAG ATTTTTCTCTGGTGGGGAATATTTGTGGCTTCCACACCGGTACTGGAAGGTGCTGAGTGGCTTGTAATCCTTGGGCCAATCTTCCTCACATTGTTGCTTCTTTTCATCAGTGGCATACCATTGCTTGAG GAATCGGCAGATAAGAAGTTTGGAAATGAAGCTGGATATATGCTTTATAAAAGAACAACTAG CCCTCTAATTCTACTGCCACCAGTAGTATATGGGAATTTACCCTTATGGTTCAAAGCAACTTTTCTCTTTGAATTTCCTTTCTACAGTCGTAGTCTTCCACAAGAAAGGGTAAACTG